In Amia ocellicauda isolate fAmiCal2 chromosome 7, fAmiCal2.hap1, whole genome shotgun sequence, one genomic interval encodes:
- the LOC136753601 gene encoding dual specificity protein phosphatase 7 has protein sequence MEALARSPAWLCAELDSGPQARVLVLDCRPREHYEEGRVAGAISVAIPSILLRRLKRGQLAMPSLIRCPQERQGFASRCATHAILLYDEGQEAGPGGGPSPTQQQEEESILAVMLHTLRKDGCQAYYLKGGFQTFHRLFPQHCESGTSVAARWLAPPASVLGLGGLRLGSLGSDGDSDPDRDPLSATGPESDEPSPSAQPPFPVQILPNLYLGCAKHSADRDTLAKLGIRYILNVTPNLPNMFENNGDFRYKQIPISDHWSQNLSQFFPEAIQFIDEALSQRCGVLVHCLAGVSRSVTVTVAYLMQRLGLSLNDAYDFVKRRKSNISPNFNFMGQLLDFEKTLRSPCDRPATEEQAFFTPPANQDPEPPPSL, from the exons ATGGAGGCGCTGGCCCGATCGCCAGCCTGGTTGTGTGCCGAGCTTGATTCGGGCCCTCAAGCCAGGGTCTTGGTTTTGGACTGTCGCCCTCGAGAGCACTACGAGGAGGGCCGTGTGGCCGGGGCCATCAGTGTGGCCATCCCCTCCATCCTGCTGCGGCGGCTGAAGCGGGGCCAGCTCGCCATGCCCTCCCTCATCCGCTGCCCCCAGGAGCGGCAGGGGTTCGCCAGCCGCTGCGCCACTCACGCCATCCTCCTGTACGATGAGGGCCAGGAGGCGGGCCCTGGCGGTGGCCCCTCCCCCAcgcagcagcaggaggaggagtCCATCCTGGCCGTCATGCTGCACACGCTCAGGAAGGACGGCTGCCAGGCGTACTACCTGAAAG gtgGATTCCAGACGTTCCACAGACTGTTCCCCCAACACTGTGAGAGTGGTACCAGTGTGGCCGCACGTTGGCTGGCGCCCCCCGCCTCGGTCCTGGGCCTGGGCGGCCTTCGGCTGGGCTCCTTGGGCTCCGATGGGGATTCGGACCCTGACCGGGACCCCCTGAGCGCCACGGGCCCGGAATCGGACGAACCCAGCCCCAGCGCCCAGCCCCCCTTCCCAGTGCAGATCCTGCCCAACCTGTACCTGGGCTGCGCCAAGCACTCGGCCGACCGGGACACGCTGGCCAAGCTGGGCATCCGCTACATCCTCAACGTCACCCCCAACCTGCCCAACATGTTCGAGAACAACGGTGACTTCCGCTACAAGCAGATCCCCATCTCGGACCACTGGAGCCAGAACCTCTCGCAGTTCTTCCCAGAGGCCATCCAGTTCATCG aCGAGGCTCTGTCCCAGCGCTGTGGGGTGCTGGTGCACTGCCTGGCGGGGGTGAGCCGCTCAGTGACGGTGACGGTGGCCTATCTGATGCAGCGGTTGGGGCTCTCCCTGAACGACGCCTACGACTTCGTCAAACGTCGCAAGTCCAACATCTCGCCCAACTTCAACTTCATGGGCCAGCTGCTAGACTTCGAGAAGACGCTGCGCAGCCCCTGCGACCGGCCAGCTACCGAGGAGCAAGCCTTCTTCACCCCCCCGGCCAATCAGGATCCAGAGCCGCCTCCTTCCCTGTGA